In Bdellovibrionales bacterium, the following proteins share a genomic window:
- a CDS encoding segregation/condensation protein A, translating to MSLVIHLERFEGPLALLLHLIRREEMDIFDINIHQITSQYLEFIKAMKNLDLENAGEFVAMAATLIQIKSKLLLPQYNESGEVDQDEDPRKELVSKLFEYQKYQDAAHRLNERPLVGRDLFLRGERLDLGSPDVGEILVEENALFALISSYRSTVRNMKKGVHFVAEALLSISERILQIKDVLIIGKIVGFFDLIDAQEKKRSNQILVTFISLLELAKMGFISLFQADDQAEIRIQAKNAVDRDVIARVEDYDNAHSAEVAEQLLVEAQQGISIDPEEGADKLMADRPSSESPEAEISVEDGATDEEILEEEKKLIEEDFQKDQMR from the coding sequence TTGAGTCTTGTTATTCATCTCGAGAGATTCGAAGGTCCATTGGCTCTTCTTCTCCATCTTATCCGTCGGGAAGAGATGGATATTTTTGATATTAATATTCATCAGATAACCTCCCAGTATCTTGAGTTTATTAAGGCAATGAAGAATCTTGATTTGGAAAACGCTGGTGAGTTTGTGGCAATGGCCGCAACCTTAATTCAAATCAAGTCAAAGCTACTTCTACCTCAGTACAATGAGTCGGGAGAAGTTGATCAAGATGAGGATCCTCGCAAGGAGCTCGTTTCAAAGCTCTTCGAATACCAAAAGTATCAAGATGCAGCTCACAGGCTCAATGAGCGCCCTCTGGTGGGACGTGATTTATTTTTAAGAGGTGAGAGACTTGATCTGGGATCTCCAGACGTGGGTGAAATTCTTGTTGAGGAAAACGCATTGTTTGCGCTGATCTCCTCTTACCGGTCCACTGTTCGAAATATGAAAAAGGGTGTTCATTTTGTGGCAGAGGCCCTGCTGTCTATTTCCGAGAGGATTTTGCAAATCAAGGACGTCTTAATTATTGGCAAGATTGTCGGTTTTTTTGATTTAATTGACGCTCAGGAGAAAAAAAGAAGCAATCAAATTTTAGTGACCTTTATTTCGCTGCTAGAGTTGGCAAAAATGGGATTTATTTCTTTGTTTCAGGCTGATGATCAGGCAGAAATTCGGATTCAGGCTAAGAATGCCGTCGACCGCGATGTGATTGCACGAGTGGAAGATTACGATAATGCTCATTCGGCGGAGGTTGCAGAACAGCTTCTTGTAGAGGCTCAACAGGGGATTTCAATTGATCCTGAAGAAGGTGCGGACAAGCTCATGGCAGATCGTCCTTCCTCTGAGTCGCCAGAGGCCGAGATTTCAGTGGAGGATGGAGCCACAGACGA
- a CDS encoding site-2 protease family protein, with protein MNHFNIVEVGAKVAIFFVPFLFALCFHEFAHGWVARRKGDRTAELMGRLTLNPFAHLDWFGTVILPIMAIAFQWPLFGWAKPVPVNERNLKNPKKDMFWIALAGPLSNLILAVIGAFVLGLAHPFLSPSLGESVASLMVGFIWINLLLAVFNLVPVHPLDGGKVLARFLPDEVNRKLEEHQHMLNMILIGAFMMGGFRFLAYPVAFFRDYLIEFADGLAKMIV; from the coding sequence ATGAATCATTTCAATATCGTTGAAGTTGGCGCAAAAGTCGCAATTTTCTTTGTCCCATTTCTGTTCGCTTTGTGCTTTCATGAGTTTGCCCATGGTTGGGTGGCTCGACGGAAGGGGGATCGGACGGCGGAGTTGATGGGTCGACTGACGCTCAACCCCTTTGCCCATCTGGATTGGTTCGGAACGGTGATTTTGCCAATCATGGCGATTGCCTTTCAGTGGCCTCTGTTTGGGTGGGCCAAACCTGTTCCAGTAAATGAAAGGAATTTGAAGAATCCTAAAAAAGACATGTTCTGGATTGCTCTTGCAGGCCCTCTTTCAAATCTTATTTTAGCAGTGATTGGGGCCTTTGTATTGGGATTGGCGCACCCGTTTTTGAGCCCTTCCCTTGGGGAGTCTGTGGCGAGCCTCATGGTTGGTTTTATTTGGATCAATCTTTTGCTGGCAGTGTTTAACTTGGTTCCCGTTCATCCTCTCGATGGAGGAAAGGTGCTTGCTCGCTTTCTTCCAGATGAGGTCAATAGAAAATTGGAGGAGCACCAACACATGCTGAACATGATTTTGATTGGTGCCTTTATGATGGGTGGATTTCGTTTTCTTGCCTACCCAGTGGCTTTTTTTCGAGATTATCTCATTGAGTTTGCCGATGGTCTCGCTAAGATGATCGTATAA
- a CDS encoding HD domain-containing protein has product MPELDKKVIFDNIHGYITLNRVESRVLESTYYQRLRWIRQLGFSFYIFPGATHTRHAHALGVLHVMDRILRSIDLAVPENLLFDPNAHDEKTTFHRMMRLAAMLHDIGTFPFSHTTEIAYIAHWRHQQKVNKPKYAANHENLGSRIIQNTDFSGGLTQILKEEGIDPLELSKIIAGNSTRLIANQLMHSDVDADRMDYLTRDALHTGVKIGIFDMDFLIRSLTVHKENGNEILCVKEDAMNVVDSFLISRYLWYSQIINDGTGYKFDLIAAKIFEYFLENGLAYSFEHLMDQVIYNPNEFFTFNDSYFMAKLHEYLAGRIMHPMIRELSELLARRIPPAQIKIAPIVPTLVQSDEHRKDLVKQTQIAMDWLKSEVRSLSPDAWIICDIPNRDVMFTQNPDTLKKKYKTSKDSLRSRDAAKLLTRHDEPRLLVDVPNSLMSILSQYRNFIPRVYVSPATYDLLKSKKVLEKMRQQDFTAHL; this is encoded by the coding sequence ATGCCGGAACTCGATAAGAAAGTAATTTTTGACAATATCCATGGATACATCACCCTGAATCGAGTCGAATCGCGAGTTCTCGAATCGACCTACTATCAAAGACTCCGATGGATTCGCCAACTGGGCTTCAGTTTCTATATCTTTCCCGGCGCCACTCACACCCGTCATGCCCATGCCCTCGGAGTTCTCCACGTCATGGATAGGATTCTTCGAAGCATTGATCTTGCCGTGCCCGAAAATTTGCTGTTCGACCCAAATGCCCACGACGAAAAGACCACATTCCATCGAATGATGCGTCTCGCGGCCATGCTGCATGATATTGGCACTTTCCCGTTTTCTCACACGACAGAAATCGCCTACATTGCTCACTGGCGCCACCAACAAAAAGTGAACAAGCCAAAGTATGCGGCCAACCACGAAAACCTAGGAAGTCGAATCATACAAAATACTGATTTTTCAGGTGGTTTGACCCAAATCCTCAAAGAAGAAGGGATAGATCCCCTTGAACTTTCCAAAATCATCGCTGGCAATAGCACTCGCCTGATCGCCAACCAACTCATGCATTCCGATGTCGATGCGGATCGGATGGATTACCTGACCCGCGACGCCCTGCACACAGGGGTAAAAATCGGGATCTTTGATATGGATTTTCTCATTCGCTCGCTCACTGTTCATAAAGAAAATGGAAATGAAATTCTTTGTGTCAAAGAAGATGCCATGAACGTGGTCGACTCCTTTTTGATCTCGCGATATCTCTGGTATTCCCAAATCATCAACGATGGGACAGGCTACAAGTTTGATTTGATCGCGGCTAAAATTTTTGAGTATTTTCTTGAAAACGGTTTGGCCTATTCCTTTGAACACCTCATGGACCAAGTCATTTACAATCCAAATGAATTCTTCACCTTCAATGACTCCTATTTTATGGCAAAGCTCCATGAATATTTAGCCGGAAGAATCATGCATCCCATGATTCGTGAGTTGAGCGAACTCTTGGCACGACGAATTCCACCTGCCCAGATCAAGATAGCTCCCATCGTGCCAACTCTTGTTCAAAGTGACGAGCACCGAAAGGACTTGGTCAAACAAACTCAAATTGCTATGGATTGGCTCAAAAGTGAAGTTCGGAGCCTTTCTCCTGACGCCTGGATTATTTGCGATATACCCAATCGTGACGTGATGTTCACTCAAAACCCGGACACTCTCAAAAAGAAATACAAGACATCAAAGGATAGTCTTCGGTCTCGAGATGCCGCCAAACTGCTGACTCGCCATGATGAACCAAGGCTCCTTGTCGACGTCCCCAACTCTTTGATGAGTATTCTCAGCCAATACCGAAACTTCATTCCAAGGGTCTACGTGAGTCCTGCAACTTATGACCTGTTGAAAAGCAAAAAAGTCTTAGAAAAAATGCGCCAACAGGATTTTACCGCTCATCTTTAA
- a CDS encoding cobalamin B12-binding domain-containing protein: protein MGKIIRVLMAKPGLDGHDRGAKVVARGLRDAGFEVIYTGLRQTPEMVVQAAIQEDVDVVGLSILSGAHLSIVSAIQGLLKKEQVHKPIFVGGIIPEDDTRQLLASGVIGVFGPGTSIQEIVTKIQSCVKDER from the coding sequence ATGGGAAAAATCATTCGTGTTTTGATGGCAAAGCCTGGACTAGATGGTCACGATCGAGGAGCGAAGGTTGTGGCACGCGGACTTCGAGATGCGGGTTTTGAGGTTATCTACACAGGACTTCGTCAGACTCCAGAAATGGTTGTTCAGGCCGCTATTCAGGAGGATGTCGACGTGGTTGGTCTCTCGATTCTTTCGGGAGCTCATTTGTCCATTGTAAGCGCAATTCAGGGCTTGCTTAAAAAAGAACAAGTTCATAAGCCCATTTTCGTGGGCGGCATAATTCCCGAAGACGACACTCGTCAGTTGCTTGCGAGCGGAGTCATCGGTGTCTTTGGGCCGGGTACTTCTATTCAAGAGATCGTAACGAAAATCCAATCCTGCGTTAAAGATGAGCGGTAA